A window from Shewanella livingstonensis encodes these proteins:
- a CDS encoding FAD-dependent oxidoreductase, whose protein sequence is MFKKIVLLLIAASLVGLFFHFDVHQLLTLDGLKGSMEQFSQLRQESPLLVIGGFFALYVAVTALSLPGAAILTIASGALFGIFEGLIIASFASSIGATLAFLVSRYLLRDSIKQRFPERLAAIDAGIEKEGGFYLFTLRLVPIFPFFLINMLMGVTAFKSWTFYWVSQVGMFLGTFVYVNAGTQLAQIDSLSNILSFNLILSFALLGLFPLIAKAIVNMIKKRRVYSNWTKPAKFDRNLIVIGAGAGGLVTSYIAAAVKAKVTLIEAGEMGGDCLNYGCVPSKAIIKSAKIAEQIRNAHHYGLEDTTPEFSFKKVMARVHQVVADIAPHDSVERYTNLGVDVVKGYGKLIDPWTVEITYPDGNTTRLTARSIVIATGARPFVPPLPGIEEVGYVTSDTLWDEFAKLDTAPEKLVVLGGGPIGSELAQSFARLGSHVTQVEMAERIMIKEDLEVSEFATQALRNSGVNILTSHQALRCELREGKKYLIVKHQDQEQAIEYDQLLCAVGRSARLSGYGLEELGIETNRTIQTNEYLETLYPNIYAAGDIVGPYQFTHVAAHQGWYAAVNALFGHLKKFKVDYRVIPWTTFIDPEVARVGINEYEAQQQGIDYEVTRFDFAELDRAITDSATDGFIKVITPKGKDKILGVTIVSEHAGDLIAEFVLAMKHGLGLNKILGTIHSYPTWAEGNKYAAGEWKRNHAPATVLRWLEKYHTWRRG, encoded by the coding sequence ATGTTTAAAAAAATTGTTTTATTACTGATTGCGGCATCATTAGTGGGTTTATTTTTCCACTTTGATGTGCACCAATTACTGACTTTAGACGGCCTAAAAGGCTCAATGGAGCAATTCAGTCAGCTGCGTCAAGAATCACCGCTATTAGTCATCGGTGGCTTCTTTGCATTATACGTCGCAGTAACGGCATTGTCCTTACCCGGCGCTGCAATTCTTACCATTGCATCAGGTGCCTTATTTGGCATATTTGAAGGATTAATTATTGCGTCGTTTGCCTCGAGCATCGGTGCAACACTGGCCTTTTTAGTATCACGCTATTTACTACGTGACTCGATTAAACAACGGTTTCCAGAGCGCTTAGCGGCCATTGATGCTGGGATTGAAAAAGAAGGCGGATTTTACTTATTCACCTTACGTTTAGTGCCAATTTTCCCGTTCTTTTTAATCAATATGTTAATGGGCGTTACCGCATTTAAGTCATGGACCTTTTACTGGGTAAGCCAGGTCGGTATGTTTTTGGGCACCTTTGTGTACGTCAATGCCGGGACTCAATTAGCACAAATCGACAGCTTATCGAATATTTTATCGTTCAACCTGATTTTGTCATTTGCACTATTAGGCTTATTCCCACTTATCGCTAAGGCCATAGTGAATATGATTAAAAAACGTCGCGTTTACAGCAACTGGACTAAACCCGCTAAATTTGATCGTAACCTTATTGTGATTGGTGCTGGCGCCGGTGGTCTTGTTACCAGTTATATTGCCGCAGCAGTTAAAGCTAAAGTCACCTTAATTGAAGCCGGAGAAATGGGCGGCGACTGTTTAAACTATGGTTGCGTACCCAGTAAAGCCATTATCAAGAGCGCCAAAATAGCCGAGCAGATACGTAATGCCCATCATTACGGCCTAGAAGACACCACACCTGAGTTTTCATTTAAAAAGGTCATGGCACGTGTACATCAAGTGGTTGCCGATATTGCGCCGCACGACAGTGTTGAGCGTTACACCAATTTAGGTGTTGATGTGGTCAAAGGCTACGGCAAATTAATCGACCCATGGACAGTCGAAATTACCTACCCAGACGGCAATACCACTCGCCTAACCGCGCGTAGCATTGTGATTGCCACTGGTGCCCGCCCATTTGTACCGCCATTACCCGGTATTGAAGAAGTCGGTTACGTTACCAGTGACACCTTATGGGACGAATTTGCCAAACTCGACACCGCACCAGAGAAACTCGTGGTATTAGGCGGCGGTCCTATTGGCTCAGAGCTTGCGCAAAGCTTTGCCCGTTTAGGCTCACACGTCACTCAAGTTGAAATGGCTGAGCGCATCATGATCAAAGAAGATCTTGAAGTGTCTGAGTTTGCCACCCAAGCTTTACGTAATAGTGGCGTTAACATTTTAACCTCACACCAAGCGCTGCGCTGTGAACTGCGTGAGGGTAAAAAATACCTTATCGTTAAGCATCAAGACCAAGAGCAAGCTATTGAATACGACCAGCTGTTATGTGCTGTCGGTCGCAGTGCACGTCTAAGCGGTTACGGTTTAGAAGAGTTAGGCATTGAAACCAATCGCACCATTCAAACCAATGAATATTTAGAAACGCTATACCCTAATATTTATGCGGCAGGTGACATTGTTGGGCCTTATCAGTTCACTCACGTTGCTGCACATCAAGGCTGGTATGCGGCGGTAAATGCGCTATTTGGTCATTTGAAAAAATTTAAAGTCGATTACCGCGTTATTCCATGGACCACGTTTATCGATCCAGAAGTGGCGCGCGTCGGTATAAATGAATACGAAGCTCAGCAACAAGGTATTGATTACGAAGTCACGCGCTTTGATTTTGCCGAGCTTGACCGCGCTATAACCGACAGTGCCACCGACGGTTTTATTAAAGTCATCACTCCAAAAGGCAAAGACAAAATCCTGGGTGTAACGATTGTGTCAGAACATGCTGGTGATTTAATTGCTGAGTTTGTATTAGCCATGAAACACGGCTTAGGGCTTAACAAGATTTTAGGCACCATACACAGCTACCCAACATGGGCCGAAGGCAATAAGTATGCTGCAGGTGAGTGGAAACGTAATCATGCGCCAGCAACCGTGCTGCGATGGTTAGAAAAATATCACACATGGCGTCGTGGTTAA
- a CDS encoding TonB-dependent receptor has product MTIYRYPNRSLTALAVGLALFSSLTVAAEDISAIEVIQVSGKAINDKGLSPKNSTVNGPFGDGIALKDIARSVTPITSEMIEQLNIVDLSDIQKVSPNSYSASGFGASSLPTIRGQLGELYQDGVRRQAGNNGFGIPMSFNAIDQIDVVKGAPPVLLGTSQRNGGFVNVHSKVAPTNDKFTKLTASAGSWDHYRAQLDVATDIVENQSGVRLSVEHIDNGSYYDYSGFQSDSIFVAFRLLPDDVSTWDINVEYYDVEFTDNAGINRPTQALIDHGLYVTGQGVQPNGSTIAGANAIVSPTGLVNIDRSQVLTDPDTINNAQTFLLHSTYVRELSDKATFKNITYYQHLEREEIAQNSFVEIIDGADTAQNRVELAYQWNDAQSTITAVDIRYNKVLGYSQFTTEADLPIDLTGPIENRRIPLTAEQQGRLVELRPGVFVSPGAQYDTNGDGSGNFSLSDTTDSTSWQTGLAIQHNSQWTDKFSTSVGYRADFYNVDARDAIAPKGQIAASDSINEMLESGQISISYQLSDFITTYASASYNESTSNSMAGGTTLGANNQISSQNFATENTLTEIGIKYSPNDSAWYVDAAVFDQKRSLRNRDGSNTGIRTKGFEAQAFYDADPFWLSAGYSYLDARYDNSASSQDTVQVADTFDNSRPDIIAGTGIGAPNFASFAPSNSRVQGLPEQTFTINGGMAITEKWKAGFSGLYTKSYPLDYLATVYIRDQYTLNINTRYDFNEQTSLRLDINNVTNQKNWRPVFEGGYFGSTLVFPELPVNATLTLQHSF; this is encoded by the coding sequence ATGACTATTTATCGTTATCCAAACCGTTCATTGACAGCATTAGCTGTTGGCTTAGCCCTATTCTCTTCGTTAACTGTCGCGGCGGAAGACATTTCGGCTATCGAAGTCATTCAAGTGTCAGGCAAAGCGATTAACGATAAAGGCTTATCTCCTAAAAACAGCACTGTTAATGGCCCATTTGGTGACGGCATAGCATTGAAAGATATAGCACGCTCGGTGACACCCATTACCAGCGAGATGATTGAACAGCTTAATATTGTCGACTTGTCAGATATCCAAAAAGTCAGCCCTAATAGTTATTCGGCTAGCGGCTTTGGCGCATCAAGTTTGCCAACTATTCGTGGTCAGTTAGGCGAGTTATACCAAGACGGTGTGCGCCGCCAAGCAGGTAATAATGGTTTCGGTATTCCGATGTCGTTTAACGCTATTGATCAAATTGATGTAGTAAAAGGAGCGCCTCCAGTATTGCTAGGCACCAGCCAACGTAATGGTGGTTTTGTCAATGTGCACTCTAAAGTGGCGCCCACTAATGACAAATTTACCAAACTTACCGCATCGGCAGGCAGTTGGGATCATTACCGTGCTCAATTAGATGTAGCGACAGATATAGTTGAAAATCAAAGTGGTGTACGTTTAAGTGTCGAGCACATCGATAACGGCAGCTATTACGATTACTCTGGTTTTCAAAGCGACAGTATTTTTGTGGCATTTCGTCTATTACCAGACGATGTCAGCACCTGGGACATCAATGTCGAATATTATGATGTTGAATTTACCGACAACGCAGGGATCAACCGCCCTACTCAAGCATTAATCGACCATGGTTTATATGTTACCGGTCAAGGCGTTCAGCCTAACGGCAGCACCATCGCTGGCGCCAATGCCATTGTGTCACCAACCGGGTTAGTTAACATTGATCGCAGCCAAGTATTAACCGACCCCGACACTATCAATAACGCCCAAACCTTTTTACTTCACAGCACCTATGTGCGTGAGCTAAGCGATAAAGCGACCTTTAAAAACATTACCTATTATCAGCATCTAGAACGTGAAGAAATTGCTCAGAATAGTTTTGTTGAAATTATTGATGGCGCAGATACCGCACAAAATAGAGTTGAATTAGCCTATCAGTGGAACGATGCTCAAAGCACTATTACTGCTGTCGATATCCGCTACAACAAAGTATTAGGTTACAGTCAATTTACCACCGAAGCGGACTTACCGATTGACTTAACTGGCCCCATTGAAAACCGCCGTATTCCGCTAACCGCAGAACAACAAGGCAGATTAGTTGAACTGCGCCCTGGTGTGTTTGTATCACCCGGTGCCCAGTACGATACCAATGGCGATGGCAGCGGCAACTTTTCACTGTCTGACACCACGGACTCAACCAGTTGGCAAACGGGTTTAGCCATTCAACATAACAGCCAATGGACTGATAAGTTTTCGACCAGCGTGGGTTATCGTGCCGATTTTTATAATGTCGATGCGCGTGATGCCATTGCCCCGAAAGGGCAAATTGCCGCCAGTGATTCAATTAATGAAATGCTCGAATCGGGGCAAATCAGTATTAGCTACCAGCTCAGCGACTTTATCACTACTTATGCCAGTGCCAGTTATAACGAGTCAACCTCAAACAGCATGGCTGGCGGCACCACATTAGGCGCCAATAACCAAATTAGCAGCCAAAACTTTGCCACCGAAAATACCCTAACTGAAATCGGCATTAAGTATTCGCCAAACGACAGCGCCTGGTATGTTGATGCTGCCGTGTTTGATCAAAAACGCAGTTTACGAAATCGTGATGGCAGCAACACAGGTATTCGTACTAAAGGATTTGAAGCACAAGCCTTTTATGATGCTGACCCATTTTGGTTAAGCGCGGGCTACAGTTATTTAGACGCGCGTTATGATAACTCTGCCAGTAGCCAGGATACGGTTCAAGTTGCCGATACATTTGATAACTCTCGCCCCGATATCATTGCAGGTACCGGAATAGGCGCGCCAAACTTTGCCTCATTTGCACCATCAAATAGCCGCGTACAAGGTTTGCCTGAACAAACGTTCACAATTAATGGCGGAATGGCGATTACTGAGAAATGGAAAGCCGGTTTCTCCGGTCTATATACCAAGAGTTACCCATTAGACTATTTAGCGACTGTGTATATTCGCGATCAATACACGCTCAATATCAATACTCGTTATGACTTTAACGAACAAACAAGTTTAAGATTAGACATCAATAACGTCACCAACCAAAAGAACTGGCGCCCAGTATTTGAAGGCGGTTATTTCGGTTCTACCTTGGTTTTTCCTGAACTACCGGTTAATGCCACCCTTACCTTACAGCATTCATTTTAA
- a CDS encoding DUF547 domain-containing protein has translation MDKMMRLISAAVVMFPLLISQVSIAAVNPVATTDTPASVAISAPTTAPAQLHQIWQDIVSQHVQPINQSHSSAVDYTAIQQDRAKLQGYLAQLSQITQTQFDAWDKSTQLALLINAYNAWTVELILTKYPDIKSIKDLGGFFSSPWDKSFIPLLGKTRSLNDIEHKLIRGSDRYNDPRIHFAVNCASIGCPALREEAYTGAKLEQQLTAQTERFLSDSSRNNTKGDKVYLSAIFKWYGDDFTKGFGGADSIDAFLLLYPAALKLSPALETAAEKQQLDIDFLDYDWSLNAVR, from the coding sequence ATGGATAAGATGATGAGATTAATTTCAGCCGCAGTGGTTATGTTTCCCCTGCTAATAAGCCAAGTGAGTATTGCAGCAGTAAACCCAGTAGCAACAACTGATACTCCTGCGTCAGTGGCTATATCTGCGCCAACGACAGCGCCGGCTCAATTACACCAAATCTGGCAAGACATAGTCAGCCAGCATGTACAGCCCATTAACCAAAGTCACAGTAGCGCGGTAGACTACACTGCTATCCAGCAAGACCGCGCCAAATTGCAGGGCTATTTGGCTCAACTCAGTCAAATTACACAAACCCAATTCGATGCCTGGGATAAATCAACGCAACTCGCATTGTTAATCAATGCTTACAACGCGTGGACAGTTGAGCTTATCTTAACCAAGTACCCTGACATCAAGTCAATCAAAGACTTAGGCGGTTTTTTTAGCTCACCTTGGGATAAAAGCTTTATCCCATTATTGGGTAAAACCCGCAGCCTCAATGATATTGAGCATAAGCTGATCCGTGGTAGCGATCGTTACAACGACCCCAGAATTCATTTTGCGGTCAATTGTGCCAGTATCGGCTGCCCAGCACTACGTGAAGAAGCTTACACAGGCGCCAAACTTGAGCAGCAGCTAACAGCACAAACCGAGCGCTTCCTTAGCGACAGCAGCCGAAACAACACTAAAGGCGATAAGGTTTATTTGTCGGCGATTTTTAAATGGTATGGCGACGACTTTACCAAAGGCTTTGGTGGAGCAGACTCGATAGATGCATTTTTATTATTGTATCCAGCGGCGCTAAAACTCAGTCCAGCACTTGAAACCGCAGCAGAAAAGCAGCAATTGGATATCGATTTTTTAGATTATGACTGGTCGTTAAATGCTGTTCGATAA